DNA sequence from the Actinacidiphila yeochonensis CN732 genome:
CTGTCGGGCCTCTTCCAGCAACCGTTCGTAGTTGCGCTGAGCGTCTGCCCGCATTCCGTCCTCCCGAGGCCCGAAGTTGTGCGCCCCTGCCCGAAGTATGCGCCCGGAGTGCCGTGGATGGATTGTCCCCCCAATCGGGCGCGAAAAGCGATAGCGGAAGTGGAGGTTGCCTCCGTATAGTATCGGAGGCAACCTCCGTTTATCTCTCCGCTGGAGGCGTACCCACCCATGTCCACCTCGCGCCCGGCGTCCCCACCGCCGTCCTCCTCCTCGCCGTCTCCCTCCCCGTCCGAGCCCCCATCCCCGTCAGGGTCGCCGTCCGAGTCCCCGTCCCCGTCCCCGTCCGGGCCGACGTCCCCCGGCCCGGACGAGAGCAGGAAGGGGAGCCACCCCTACCTCGTGCTGGCCGCGATCGTCGGCACCCAGCTGATGATCCTGCTGGACGTGACCGTGGTGAACGTCGCACTGCCCGCCATCCGCGACCACCTCGGGTTCAGCCCCACCGGGCTGTCCTGGGTGGTGAACGTCTACACGCTCGCCTTCGGCGGGCTGCTGCTGCTCGGCAGCCGGGTCGGCGACATGGTCGGGCGCCGCACCGCCCTCGTGTGGGGTGTGGCCGTCTTCACTCTCGCCTCGGCGGCCGGCGGGCTGGCGGAGGACCGCGCGGAGCTGCTGGTCGCCCGCGGGGTCCAGGGCGCCGCAGCCGCGCTCGCCGCGCCCGGAACCCTCGCCCTGATCGCCACCTCCTTCGCCGAGGGCGCCGAACGCAACCGGGCGCTGGCCGTCTTCTCGGCGGTCTCGGGCGCCGGATCGGCCATCGGGCTGGCCCTGGGCGGCATGCTCACCGACTGGGGCTCGTGGCGCTGGGTGTTCTTCGTCAACGTCCCCGTCGGCGCCGCGATCCTGCTGCTCGCCCCGCGCCACATCACCGAGACCCGGCGGCAGCGCGGCGGCCGGTTCGACGTCACCGGCGCGTTGACCAGCAGCCTCGGCGCCGCCGCCCTCGTCTACGCCTTCATCCGCGTCGCCGCCACGCGGTGGACCGACGGCCGGGCGCTCACCCTGTTCGCGGCCGCCGTCCTGCTGCTGGCGGCCTTCCTCGTCAACGAGCTGCGGGTGGAGAGCCCGCTGGTGGTCCTGCGCCTGTTCCGGAGCCGCAACCGGGCCCTGGCCTACACGGCGATGCTGCTGGTGCCGGCCGGGATGTTCGGCGTGTTCTACTTCGCCACCCAGTACCTCCAGAACGACCTGCGGTTCAGCCCGTTGCGCACCGGGTTCGCCTTCCTGGCGCTGGCCCTCCCGCTGCTCGCGGCGGCCCGGCTGGCACCGCGGCTCATCGGGCGGTTCGGCGCCAAGGCGGTGGTGTGCGCGGGGCTTCCGCTGAACCTGGCCGGCACGCTGTGGCTGGCCCAGCTCGGCCCGGGCGACGGCTACGCCTCCGGGATCGCCGGCCCGCTGGTCCTGGTCGGGCTCGGCGTCGGCTGGACGATGATGCCGCTGAACACGTTCATCCTGTCCGGGGTGGCGCCGCAGGACGCAGGGTCCGCGTCGGGGCTGCTCCAGACCATGCAGCAGGTCGGCGGCAGCCTCGGCCTGTCGGTGCTGGTGACCGTCTTCGGCACGGTCTCCCGGCACAGCCGTGCGCACGCCTTCGTGGACGGAGCCACCGCCGCGTGGACGCTCGCCGCCGTCTTCACCGCGGCGGCGTTCGTGCTGGTGCTCGCGCTGCGTCCGCCCGCCCGCCCGGCCGTGCGCTGACGGCGGCGTCCGGCGGCTCGGAAACGGCCCGGGGCCGGCGGTGGACAACCGCCGGCCCCGGGCCTGTGCGCGACCGGGCCGGAGCCCGGGCCGCGGACCTCAGTCCTTGATCTCGCAGACCACCGCGCCGGAGGAGATCGAGGAGCCGACCTCCGCCTTCAGCCCGGACACCGTGCCGGCGCGGTGCGCGTTGATGGGCTGCTCCATCTTCATCGCCTCCAGGACGACGATCAGGTCGCCCGCGGCCACCTTCTGGCCCTCCTCCACCGCGACCTTGACGATCGTGCCCTGCATCGGCGAGGCGAGGGTGTCGCCGGAGACCGCCGCGGCGGCGCGGCTGGCCGCCCGGCGCTTCGGCTTGGCACCGGCGGCGAGGCCGGTACGGGCCAGCGTCATCCCCAGGTGCGCGGGCAGCGACACCTCAAGGCGCTTGCCGCCCACCTCGACGACCACCGTCTCGCGGCCGACCGACTCGTCCTCCTCGCCGGGGGCCGCACCGGTGAACGGCTCGATGGTGTTCTCGAACTCCGTCTCGATCCAGCGGGTGTGGACGGTGAACGGGCCCTCGCCCTTCTTCGGGGCGAACGCCGGGTCCCGGACCACCGCGCGGTGGAACGGGATGGCGGTGGCCATGCCCTCGACCTGGAACTCGTCCAGCGCGCGGGCGGCACGCTGCAGCGCCTGCTCCCGGGTGGCGCCGGAGACGATCAGCTTGGCCAGCAGCGAGTCCCAGGCGGGGCCGATCACGCTGCCGGACTCCACGCCGGCGTCCAGTCGCACGCCCGGGCCCGTGGGCGGGTTGAAGACGGCCACCGTGCCGGGCGCGGGCAGGAAGTTGCGGCCCGGGTCCTCACCGTTGATGCGGAACTCGAAGGAGTGGCCGCGCAGCTCCGGGTCGCCGTAGCCCAGCTCCTCGCCGTCGGCGATGCGGAACATCTCGCGCACCAGGTCGATGCCCGAGACCTCCTCGGTGACCGGGTGCTCCACCTGGAGACGGGTGTTGACCTCAAGGAAGGAGATGGTGCCGTCCTGGCCGACCAGGAACTCGCAGGTGCCGGCGCCGACGTAGCCGGCCTCCTTGAGGATCGCCTTGGAGGCGGAGTACAGCTGCGCCACCTGCTCCTCGTTCAGCCAGGGGGCCGGGGCCTCCTCGACGAGCTTCTGGTGGCGGCGCTGGAGCGAGCAGTCGCGGGTGGAGACGACCACCACGTTGCCGTGCTGGTCGGCCAGGCACTGCGTCTCGACGTGCCGGGGGCGGTCGAGGTAGCGCTCGACGAAGCACTCGCCGCGGCCGAACGCGGCCACCGCCTCGCGCACCGCCGACTCGTACAGCTCCGGGACCTCTTCCAGCGTTCGGGCCACCTTCAGGCCGCGTCCGCCACCTCCGAAGGCCGCCTTGATGGCGATCGGCAGGCCGTTCTCCTCGGCGAAGGCGACGACCTCCTCGGCGCCCGAGACCGGGTCGGGGGTACCGGCCACCAGCGGGGCGCCGGCGCGCTGGGCGATGTGACGGGCCGCCACCTTGTCGCCGAGGTCGCGGATCGCCTGCGGCGGCGGACCGATCCAGGTCAGCCCGGCGTCCAGCACGGCCTGGGCGAACTCGGCGTTCTCCGACAGGAAGCCGTACCCGGGGTGGACCGCGTCCGCACCCGACTCGGCGGCCGCCGCCAGTACCTTCTTGATGTCCAGATAGCTGCTGGCCGGGGTGTCACCGCCCAGCGCGTACGCCTCGTCGGCGACGCGCACATGCAGCGCGTCCCGATCCGGCTCCGCGTAGACCGCGACGCTGCCGATCCCGGCATCCCGGCACGCACGAGCGACACGGACAGCGATTTCACCGCGGTTGGCGATGAGCACCTTACGCACGACGGCTCCCTCCTTGGAACAAGCAGAGTTTAGGTACTGGCCACACTTGCTGCCGAGGCACCCCTGCGCGTGAGGCTTCCCACACGGAGGGTGATCCAAAGGCCCGAAGAACCCCTGAACGCCTGCTCAGTCCACGGTACGGCGAGGGTACGGGCACTGTCCCGTACTCCCGCTGCCCTACCGCGTCGAGCCTGGCTCGGCCTGCCTGGCAGGCAGTTGCGTTGTGGGGTTCCTACGAAGACGGCGGTGAAACTTTGCCCGCGCGTGTCCCCGGAAGAGTGGCGTTGCCGCGACCCTTGCCCCTTCGCGTACCGGTGGGTAGCCTGCGGGCCGCGGGGTACCAGCGGTAACTCCGGGGCGCGGGCAGGCTCCGGGGCCGGGCGCCGGCCCACCGGCCGCCGCCCCGGAAGGGGGACAGGTGCGCAGAGGCATAGCGGTGACCACGGCTGCGGCGCTCGTCCTGGAGGCGCTCGCCATCGCGTTGGTCGGCTCCGTCCTCGGGCTGGCCGTGCGCCGCCAGAACATGTCGCTGGCCGGGTTGAGGACTGACGCCATGGCAGCCGGCGCGTGGACCGGGGGCGGGGTGCTCGCTTTGTTCCTGGCCGGTTGCGCCGTTCTGGTGGTCCGGATCGCCGTACGCGACCGGACGGCGGGCCGGGTCGGGCGCGTCGCGCTGACCGTCTGCGCCGTCGAGCACGCGGTGGCCGGCGCGGCCGCGGTGGGTCTGGCCGGCTGGGCCGCCTTCGGCGCGCTCATGGTCGTACTCGCCCTGCTCGTGGCCACGCTGCTGTTCTACGCGCCCGAGGGCGACCGGCTCGTCCCCGTCCCCGGCTCCGACCCGGACCCGGGTGCGCCGGGGGAGGCGGCGCCGCCCGCGGCGGCCTGAGCCGCCGCCGCACTGGCAGGACGTCAGTCCGTCGGCGCCCACAGGTCGGTGATCCGGACCCCGAGGTCGGCCAGCAGCCGCCGCAGCAGCGGCAGCGACAGGCCGATGACGTTGCCGGGGTCGCCCTCCACGCCCTCCACGAAGGGCGCCGACCGCCCGTCGAGGGTGAACGCCCCCGCCACGTGGAGCGGTTCGCCGCTGGCCACGTAGGCGGCCACCTCGGCGTCGTCGGGGGTGCCGAACCGCACGGTGGTGGACGCGGTGGCCGCCACCTCCTGCCCGGTGGCGGTGTCGATGACGCAGTGGCCGGTCTGGAGCACCCCGGACCGGCCGCGCATCGCCTGCCAGCGGGCGGTGGCCTCCGCGGCGTCGGCGGGCTTGCCCAGTGCCTGCCCGTCCAGCTCCAGCACCGAGTCGCACCCCACGACCAGCGGGGCACCCGGCGGCAGCCGGTCCCCGCCGGCCACGGCGGCGGCCTTGGCGCGGGCCAGCCGCAGCGCCAGCTCGGCCGGGGTGGGCGCGGTGACGGAGTCCTCGTCGAAGCCCGAGACGACCACCACCGGGTCCAGCCCCGCCTGGCGGAGCAGCCCCAGCCGGGCGGGGGAGGCCGAGGCAAGGACGAGGGGACGGCGGGCGCGGTTCACCTGGGCATCGCTCACGCGGCTCATCCTAGAACCCGCCGCCGGGTGGCTTCCTGCCCCTCGGGGCAGGGTTGCAGGACCACAGCGGGCGGCGTGGGCGGCGTGGCCGGCGTGGGCGCCTTAGGCGGGGGTGGGTACTGTGCCGGGTCAGGCGTACCAGGCGACGAGGGCCATCGCCAGGGCCGCGGCCACCGCCACCACCACCATCGCCCGGCGGACCTGGACCTGCGTCCGGCGCAGGTCCTCGTCCCGCTGCCGGGGCTGGTCGTCCGTCCAGAGCATGCCGTCCAGGGTGACGGCCGACGCCCTCCCGCGCCTGAGTACGCGTACTCAGGCTACTCAGCCGAGGCTCTCCCACCCCGCCCGGCACATCCGCCCCCAGGCCCCGGGGCGCTGCCGGGTCGGTGCCGGGGCGTCAGGCCCGCCAGGCCGAGGTGCGCCAGGCGTCGGGCCCCGGGCGGCGCGGCGCACCCGGAACGGTCCGTGCCGGATCGGACCAGGCGCTCCGGTGCTCCGGGGCAGGGCCGTCGTCCTGCGCCAGCGCCATCGCGCGGGCCCGCACCAGCGCCACCACGGCGGCCAACTCCTCCGGAGTCGGCCACCCCCGCTCCACCTTGATGTCCATGCGGCTCCTCTCCCGCTCCCGGGCCCGCTGCCCGTCCCCGCCCGCCGTCCGAATCCCCGCCCTCGGCGCCTGTCCACGGCGCCCGCCCGGGGACGGCGTCACAGCGGGATGTTGCCGTGCTTCTTCGGCGGCAGGCTCTCCCGCTTGTTGCGCAGCGTCCGCAGCGCCCTGACCAGGTGCGAACGGGTCCGCGAGGGCTCGATCACCGCGTCCACGTAACCCCGTTCGGCGGCTGTGTACGGGTTGAGGAGGGTGTCCTCGTAGTCCTGGACGAGCCGCTGACGCAGCTCGTCGGCCTCCTCGGGGCTCGCCGCCTCGGCCAGGGCGCGGCGGTGCAGGATGTTGACGGCGCCCTGCGCGCCCATGACGGCGATCTGCGCCGTCGGCCACGCCAGGTTGAGGTCGGCTCCCAGGTGCTTGGAACCCATCACGTCGTACGCGCCGCCGTACGCCTTGCGGGTGATGACGGTGATCAGCGGCACCGTGGCCTCGGCGTAGGCGTAGATCAGCTTCGCGCCGCGGCGGATGATGCCGTCCCACTCCTGCCCGGTGCCGGGCAGGAAGCCAGGGACGTCGACGAAGGTGAGCACCGGCACGTTGAAGCTGTCGCAGGTGCGGACGAAGCGCGCGGCCTTCTCCGAGGCGTTGATGTCCAGGCACCCGGCGAACTGGAGCGGCTGGTTGGCCACCACGCCCACCGGCCGGCCCTCGACGCGGCCGAAGCCGGTGATGATGTTCGGCGCGAACAGGGCCTGCGTCTCCAGGAACTCCCCGTCGTCCAGGACGTGCTCGACGACCTTGTGCATGTCGTACGGCTGGTTCGCCGAGTCCGGTACCAGGGCGTCGAGCTCGCGGTCCTCGTCGGTCACCGAGAGGTCGGCCTCGACCGGGAAGGACGGCGGCTCCTCCAGGTTGTTGCCCGGCAGGTAGGACAGCAGCGCCTTGACGTACTCGAACGCGTCCTTCTCGTCCGCCGCCATGTGGTGCGCGTTGCCGGAGGTCGTGTTGTGGGTGCGGGCCCCGCCCAGCTCCTCCATGCCGACGTCCTCGCCGGTCACCGTCTTGATCACGTCAGGGCCCGTGATGAACATGTGCGACGTCTGGTCGACCATCACCACGAAGTCGGTGATCGCCGGGGAGTAGACCGCGCCGCCCGCGCACGGCCCGGTGATCACGCTGATCTGCGGGATGACGCCGGAGGCCAGCGTGTTGCGGCGGAAGATCTCGCCGTACATCCCCAGGCTGGCCACGCCCTCCTGGATGCGGGCGCCGCCGGAGTCGTTGACGCCGATCACCGGGCAGCCGGTCTTCAGGGCGAAGTCCATCACCTTGGTGATCTTCTCGCCGAACACCTCGCCCAGGGCCCCGCCGAAGACGGTGAAGTCCTGCGAGAACACCGCGACCGGCCGACCTTCGACGGTGCCCCAGCCGGTCACCACCCCGTCGCCGTAGGGGCGGTTGTCCTCCAGGCCGAAGTTGGTGGAGCGGTGCCGGGCGAACTCGTCCAGCTCCGTGAACGAGTCCTCGTCCAGCAGCAGTT
Encoded proteins:
- a CDS encoding acyl-CoA carboxylase subunit beta, with amino-acid sequence MAEQEYDVHTTAGKLADLRRRVEEATHAGSARAVEKQHAKGKLTARERIELLLDEDSFTELDEFARHRSTNFGLEDNRPYGDGVVTGWGTVEGRPVAVFSQDFTVFGGALGEVFGEKITKVMDFALKTGCPVIGVNDSGGARIQEGVASLGMYGEIFRRNTLASGVIPQISVITGPCAGGAVYSPAITDFVVMVDQTSHMFITGPDVIKTVTGEDVGMEELGGARTHNTTSGNAHHMAADEKDAFEYVKALLSYLPGNNLEEPPSFPVEADLSVTDEDRELDALVPDSANQPYDMHKVVEHVLDDGEFLETQALFAPNIITGFGRVEGRPVGVVANQPLQFAGCLDINASEKAARFVRTCDSFNVPVLTFVDVPGFLPGTGQEWDGIIRRGAKLIYAYAEATVPLITVITRKAYGGAYDVMGSKHLGADLNLAWPTAQIAVMGAQGAVNILHRRALAEAASPEEADELRQRLVQDYEDTLLNPYTAAERGYVDAVIEPSRTRSHLVRALRTLRNKRESLPPKKHGNIPL
- a CDS encoding MFS transporter; translated protein: MLAAIVGTQLMILLDVTVVNVALPAIRDHLGFSPTGLSWVVNVYTLAFGGLLLLGSRVGDMVGRRTALVWGVAVFTLASAAGGLAEDRAELLVARGVQGAAAALAAPGTLALIATSFAEGAERNRALAVFSAVSGAGSAIGLALGGMLTDWGSWRWVFFVNVPVGAAILLLAPRHITETRRQRGGRFDVTGALTSSLGAAALVYAFIRVAATRWTDGRALTLFAAAVLLLAAFLVNELRVESPLVVLRLFRSRNRALAYTAMLLVPAGMFGVFYFATQYLQNDLRFSPLRTGFAFLALALPLLAAARLAPRLIGRFGAKAVVCAGLPLNLAGTLWLAQLGPGDGYASGIAGPLVLVGLGVGWTMMPLNTFILSGVAPQDAGSASGLLQTMQQVGGSLGLSVLVTVFGTVSRHSRAHAFVDGATAAWTLAAVFTAAAFVLVLALRPPARPAVR
- the mmpB gene encoding morphogenic membrane protein MmpB; translated protein: MLWTDDQPRQRDEDLRRTQVQVRRAMVVVAVAAALAMALVAWYA
- a CDS encoding nucleoside triphosphate pyrophosphatase, which translates into the protein MSDAQVNRARRPLVLASASPARLGLLRQAGLDPVVVVSGFDEDSVTAPTPAELALRLARAKAAAVAGGDRLPPGAPLVVGCDSVLELDGQALGKPADAAEATARWQAMRGRSGVLQTGHCVIDTATGQEVAATASTTVRFGTPDDAEVAAYVASGEPLHVAGAFTLDGRSAPFVEGVEGDPGNVIGLSLPLLRRLLADLGVRITDLWAPTD
- a CDS encoding acyl-CoA carboxylase subunit epsilon, with the protein product MDIKVERGWPTPEELAAVVALVRARAMALAQDDGPAPEHRSAWSDPARTVPGAPRRPGPDAWRTSAWRA
- a CDS encoding acetyl/propionyl/methylcrotonyl-CoA carboxylase subunit alpha gives rise to the protein MRKVLIANRGEIAVRVARACRDAGIGSVAVYAEPDRDALHVRVADEAYALGGDTPASSYLDIKKVLAAAAESGADAVHPGYGFLSENAEFAQAVLDAGLTWIGPPPQAIRDLGDKVAARHIAQRAGAPLVAGTPDPVSGAEEVVAFAEENGLPIAIKAAFGGGGRGLKVARTLEEVPELYESAVREAVAAFGRGECFVERYLDRPRHVETQCLADQHGNVVVVSTRDCSLQRRHQKLVEEAPAPWLNEEQVAQLYSASKAILKEAGYVGAGTCEFLVGQDGTISFLEVNTRLQVEHPVTEEVSGIDLVREMFRIADGEELGYGDPELRGHSFEFRINGEDPGRNFLPAPGTVAVFNPPTGPGVRLDAGVESGSVIGPAWDSLLAKLIVSGATREQALQRAARALDEFQVEGMATAIPFHRAVVRDPAFAPKKGEGPFTVHTRWIETEFENTIEPFTGAAPGEEDESVGRETVVVEVGGKRLEVSLPAHLGMTLARTGLAAGAKPKRRAASRAAAAVSGDTLASPMQGTIVKVAVEEGQKVAAGDLIVVLEAMKMEQPINAHRAGTVSGLKAEVGSSISSGAVVCEIKD